The DNA window ATGTATAATGTCAATGTAATCACTATATGATAATAaagtttctttccaaaataaGTTGTTGATACTATTTGAGAGATTTTTTGGATAATCAGATCCCAATTGCAAAAGTTTAGATATTGTACTTCTTGTAATTACGCTATAGAGAGTACTCAGTAGATTATCTTTTGATTGTAAAATTCTTCTGAACCAAGACAGTTTCAGTGATTTGATGTATGAATCTAAATGTACCATTTGGAGCCCCCCATCAGTATACTTCTGAATTAATAGTGCTcttgatattttatcattttttccattccaaatgaattggaaaaaggttttTTCCAGTTGTTTTAACCACTCTTTACTTGGTGTAGGCAACGTTATGAAAAGATGTGTCAGTTTAGGTAGTAATATTGACTTTATAACAGTTATCTTTCCTAAGGGGGTTAACTGCCTTTTATTCCAGTTATTAATTTCCTTGATTATCAAAGAAAGTTtatggtcaaaatttatttttgtaatattatttaGACTTGAGTTGAATTTAATTCCTAATACATTGAAATCCTCGTTTGtccattatattttaaaactagAGCATAAAATATCCTTGTTTCCTAACTTTGACCCTATCCAAATGGCCTTGGTTTTTCCAAAGTTTGGTTTTAACcctgaatattttgaaaattgaaagagAAGATCTAAAgctgattttaaacttttttcagtTCCATCTAAAAACATAATtgtatcatctgcatattgAAACAAACAGAAATCTCTTTGTATGTGTATTCCTTTGATATGTCTATTTTGTCTTATCATAATACCCATGATTTCTAcacatatattaaaaagatatggtgAAATAGGATCTCCTTGTCGACATCCGCGCccaatattgaaaaaatctgaaaaaattccattttgaatCACACATAACTTTGCATCTGTATAAAGTGTTTTCACCCATCTAATAATATTTGgaccaaaattgaaaaatttaagtgCTTTGAACATAAAAGACCATGATATTGAgtcaaaagctttttcaaaatcaataagtAATATCATTCCAGGAATTTGccttatttttgtttcattaataaTATCATAAACAAAACGGGTGTTTTCTCCGATAAACCTACCCTTTAAAAAAcccttttgattttcatttataatgtagTCTAGTACTTGTTTTAGTCTGTTTGCGATACATGCTGATATTAGTTTATAAGATACATTTAAAAGTGATATTGGtctccaattttttaaatattctctACATTTATCTTCTTTTGGCAAgatagatattattcctagttTCTGAGTTGTTGATAGTAGTCCCTTTTCAAAGCCTTCATTAGCTGACATTAACCAGAAGTGGCATATATCTTtccagaaaaatttaaaaaattcggCGGTAAAGCCATCTGAACCTGGTGATTTatcgtttttcatattttttagagCTTCTAAGGCTTCTGAATAGGTTATTTTTCCTTCTAGTTTTTCACACATATTACTATCAAGTATGTTTACCAAGCTTTTATCTATAATTTCTTCTATATCAACATCATTCAAGTCATTATCTTTATTGCTATATAAGGTTTGATAGaagtatttaatttcattaagtaTTTCTTGTTGATTTGTGATTAGAACTCCACTGTCATTGGCAATTTtggatattgttttatttatataatttcgtTTTTCAAGAGCAAGGAAATATTTTGTAGGCTTTTCACCCTCTTCAATCCATTTAGCACGAGCTCTTACCATTAAACCTTTCATGTGTTCTTTTCTGATTAATTCTAACTCATTTTGCAAAAGAATAAGTTCATCATTATTAGTTTCATATTCATTATTTCTTATAGTATTcatcttttcttctatttctttttgcatatttactctatttcttttttttctcgaGCTGTACTCAATTGTATATCCTCTAATATGGAGTAAGATCTGCTCAAAGAATGACTGGTAATCAATAGTTAGAGATAACAGGGCATCAGGTATTTGTTCTATAGCTTCCAGTGAGTCTGATTTTTCTGCATACTGATGTTTTAGAGAAACTATAACTTTTTTCACCCCAACTACATATTCTTTATCTTTCAACAGagaattattaaatttccaaaatccCTTCCCTCTGACAAAATGTGagaaaacaatatcaataaGTACAATAGAGTGGTCTGACCTATACCCTATATCTATTTTTGctttatgtacaaaatttaacaaatgtgaagagaccaaaaaaaaatctattctgCTTTTTTTATTGGATGGACCAAACCATGTATACTGTTTTTGATCTTCGTGCAAGCTTCTCCATGGGTCTTTTAAGTTAAGTTTTTCTATTAATTCTAAAACTATTTTCCTTGCTTTTGGAAACgtagaaaaattgttttaatttggtCTTTTAGAACTATAGAGCTTTCTGCATTTATGTGGCAGAGTGTTGATTTGACAAATTCTTCGGGTTAGACAAGgcgaaatttttaaaataaattagtGCCCTGTGTTTTGATGCTCGGTTTCCAATTGCCATACAATTACAGGGATTTAGAATTGTTAACTGGAGAGAACCTTGgagaatattgaattttcctACAAATTTTCTCGGCTTTGTTTGTCCCATATGCAGTATAATGTTCCCTTTTTTCCATGAATTTTGctcttttgatattaattttttgtttatgaatATAGATGCGGCTGGAGAAGCGTGCGGGACCATTTTATCGGTCCAGTTGTATTGTCCAACAGGTTACCACTGTTGTGATAAAGATCTGTACACTTGTTGTGCAACGGGATATATTTGTGCGGGCTCAAGCTGTATCAGCATTGCGTACGTAATATCTTAAATTGTTCCAACATGGtatttttatgtcagttatGGTGGGGATTGCTCGGGTAAAAATTTAAATCCCAAGATACCCTTTAGACCAATTCCCTCGATCCATTTCACTTGGGGCCGGATAATGATAGTTTTCcgcttaaataaatttttaactgATGTTCTTGAAGATTTGGTTTTTTAATGCAATCAATTGATTTTACTGGAAACCTTATCCTTAAGTAGCTAAACGCCATACAAGTAAAAACAATTCTGAACAATAAGGTTTTGTAAGAAACAAATGAAATTGGGTTTTCTTTTCGGAGTATGGGTGTTTATTTGTTCAGagcaggcttggggtaatgctaaatgtaatggtaatgtattgcattgcattacatgttttcaaagtaatgctagtaatgtgtaatgccacaaaattagcattcaaagtaatggtaatgtaattcaatttattactttccaaaatctagtgtaatgctggcattacatggcattactttgcattattatgcttatttatgcatgttcactttaaaaaatgtgatgaataaatgaatagttgaaatagaatttggttaaatttattttcaaagaagaaagaaataattattgagattaaaatgttttaattgtattattaaaatgcttttaaaagatttatttttgaattgttaatattactaaatatatcagcacaatttcataacattttcaagagtgttgttattaagagttttaatcgtttaaacaatttactctaATTAGtctgcacttcaataagaaatgtgtcaacaacacactatgcccccccaggataatctaagtatcaaaacaatctattgttataagaagtgctaaacaccccaatccccttcccttcactatgtcccaatagaataggagacagacatgcacctttaaaagcaaaatgaatgcactgtccatccatgatgtaaatcaatatcacttccagtattataacccatttgataatatttttacttacttattctctctctctctctctctctctctctctctgtttcgtatattaagtacattgtacattagtttggactgatagacaatacaagattcatgtattttttctattattgctcttaatatatcctaaaaaaaagggatcgtcaaacagtacttttcagtccaagcttcgactgctcctgtaaaacatttatttagtatagctgggaagattttcaaaccaacaggatgcagttaaaagattaaccctttaaaactttgatcataaagtgcaacagcaatcctttgtcttaaagtgtcctcagaAGAAAGAAATGTGATTAAAATACCGTATCTTAAGatatataactgggaaaaaccatctgtttatgaatttatacaattaagtgtccaaaattataaagatttgtttaatctggggaaatatctctattAAGCTTTTGATACCGCAACATTATtctataaattgttttttgttatgcatgtaattctgtgtctctatttcgtaTCCTACaatgtatcatgccaaatgtctataaatatcattttacttgtgtaatatgttgttcataatgccacaagatgattatatattgagcaaataaagaataactcttgtatagtcattgaatttgaacctgatactgattgaacatgaacctgtagatattttaaagagtgttttatatttgaaacatttgcaaaaactctttattagctttacttttaaaaacaaagtaatggtaatggtaatgcattactttactcatgtaatgataatgtaatgcattacttcaagacaatcaagtaatggtaatggtaatttaatgcccaaattcatgaagtaatggtaatgtaatgcattacttaacaatgtaattcgccccaagcctggttCAGAAGTCCCGTTTCAGATTACACCGTCAGTAAAAATTGTTAAGATTTGtgattgtataaaatatttaatatgttttcaaAGGACATGATCgcagctcaaattaaaataaccTCATCCACACCAGCAGTTTATAGGAACACAAAACATGAATcaaacaaacgatatagtttTGATAGTCTCTGTATATTGGAGTTTGTGgttaattttttgtgtatgTCGACCCTCTCTCGATCTCTCTGTTCAAATCGATTTGTTGTTTCCATTTCAGAGTGATCATAGTTCCTATCATCGTCGTTATCGTGATAATCCTAGTCATTGTTGTGATAATCGTCAAAAAGAGTGAGTTCAAATCCGGTTTTTCTTTTACCCATtcgttttatttaattaaatttatcatttgaaTTCGTATTCAATTGCAAACAGCTTTTCTCTTTTGtaagacatatatatatatatatatatatatatatatatatatatatatatatatatatatatatatatatatatatatatatatatatatatatatataaaatttgaaaaacgaaagacaacacagagtaaaacgttcgcgctttcattcaatcttcagacgtttttatatctatatttatatttttttatctatatataaaaccGGACACtgcgatattttttggatttaactatatatatatacatacatacatacatacatacatacatacatacatatatatatatatatatatatatatatatatatatatatatatatatatatatatatatatatatatatatatatatatatatatatatatatatatatatatataaaatcatatttcaaacGTTACAGACAATGCTCGCCAGGGGGTAGTGATCCAGCCAGGACAGCAACAAGGCATAGGCAATCAACCCCCCGGTTACGGTAATCCAACCCCAGGATACAACCAAGGTCCGGCGCCTTACTAAAGAAAGAAACAAGTTTAAAGAGACTAGATAATAGTTATTGACTCTAAACTatttaaatcttttgaaaacGTAAGATTTCTACAGAACGGTTTTAAAATCACATAatatgcgggggggggggggggtgtttatattttgatagtGTATGGCtagaaaaaatgatatttgaaatttataGATGAATGGTATTAATGTTCTGAAGATCATCCAATTCCTTCAATTTAAAAGATTCATTTTTCTTGACATCTATGACAGAGCAAAACATTAACAGGTTGTGTTTATAATTGTTgataaagagagataattgtACTTTGTAATCTGGATTTGAAGTTTACTTGACTTAATTATTTGTAACTTTTAGAATGTtggtttttatattaaaatataagaaTTCTTTTATGTCATGTTTGCCTTAACGGTACTAATAAAACGTCAAAgacttaaataaaaatgaattaaatgttaaatgaagttaaaatgcattaaaacatatttgaacATCTTTTTATTAGTTGGAAAAACAAGCTGGGTAAAGGGGACTATGAAAGAATTTTATAGTTTTCAACCCCAAAACGTTTTCTTATGAGACATATCAATTTTTCAACTTAAAAGTCAAAACAAGGTAATCACTatcttcttgttttattttgattccTTTATTTTAATGCAAGGATTTCATGTTTTAAAGTGTGCATCAATGCACATAGTCAATGGACTTTAACTGGTATTTCAAGACAAATATAGAGATTGCCATGCAAGAATTGTCTTATCAAATGCGTAGATCCCGCTGCTGGGGAGCTTAAAGACTTCGTTCAGAACAACATCTTCGAAAATACCCCGTGCTTTCTCAGCAAGATTTATTCATCATAATCTTTAATTTGATCATATTTTAACTGAACATCAAAAGCAACCACTCAATGATCTAAAACTAAGGTTGTTAAGTTAGTAATATACATGAATGCAAAATTTCtggtaataaaagtttaaaaagtgataaaagctatgataatatatatttcttaaattcatCTTCTTGAATCGTATGAAATGAAAAAGCATGATCAAatcataaaatgcatttttgtaaGTTGATAAGCTCTTTCGTGTATCCTTTCTAGAGCTACCTCTTACAACAAATCAAACAGCCAGACAGGTTTCATCGATACTTTTATAATCCTCTCTGAATATTTTCAGACCTGGATTTCCTCATATGGAGAAATCACGTACACTTTATTCATGAGCTAAATGCCACGTGACACTTTTCTCATTAATAGTCATGTCTTCAAATTGTCTCCCTTACGAATGAAAATAACATACCTGTATTAAAATCATCACATGATTACACAAACCATAACAGTTTccttatttaaacaattaactaaatcatattttcatttactatttttcgttaaaggaaaaaaaataagatataatatataaatagtgcctgtttaggagggtaacagttgaaattgacaccccgagaaaaccattgtcaaccgacgcgaagcggaggttgacaatggttttcgaggggtgtcaatttcaactgttatcctcccaaacaggcactatttattttgtaatactaaatgtcttaattttaaagaaaacatcactgcttttagataggaataacgtgaattcttaggcgaaccgtacgcgcatgattttcgcgcatgtaacaatttttaatgttacccgttgctaagtgcgttgctaatgctgagggtaatagaacagattatgaactgcgtctaacccaatcagatttcagtttttaacatgaaagtacaACAAATGATAAATGTTAAACGTCATTActctatttgtttttattatctacATGTTTCTTTAGACTAACTAAAGCACTGCGATGTCATTTATGTTGTTCTCTTGCTGTTTCTCTAGCTAACAAAAGCAGTGTTTTATTCTTGTCCTTTTGTTATCTGCCCGTTTCTATAGCTAACCAAAGGAGTGTTTTAACTCTATACAAGATGTACCCAAATTGGTATTTCCATACCCGTACTGTTATGTATCTAAAGTACAATTAGATTCACATCAAAGACCTCGGTCTATTTAACCTAAAATAACTAAATGGTTTTTTCAAgatctttaaataaatatgagCAATTCCATCACGCTGTCTACAATGgagtaaacaaaattatttttagatcaCTAAGGTACATGAAATACCATGTAATGCATGCAAtggtaaattaaaattaaaagtataaagTCAAATGtcataacaaattaaatcattaagagATACTTCTCATAAATTTTGCAATAAGAAATGTAaggactttttaaaaacaatatgataGAGATAAAGATAAAGGGGAAATTTTCTACATTGTATCAGTATTAaactaaataatacatttatatataatacaatacttgaatataaagttaaaatattttaagcttAAGAGATATCTAACTTTgctaactttg is part of the Crassostrea angulata isolate pt1a10 chromosome 3, ASM2561291v2, whole genome shotgun sequence genome and encodes:
- the LOC128177110 gene encoding uncharacterized protein LOC128177110; translation: MARIAEIFVCFALVFFVNLIELSDAAGEACGTILSVQLYCPTGYHCCDKDLYTCCATGYICAGSSCISIAVIIVPIIVVIVIILVIVVIIVKKNNARQGVVIQPGQQQGIGNQPPGYGNPTPGYNQGPAPY